Proteins encoded together in one Kutzneria kofuensis window:
- a CDS encoding DUF1702 family protein → MPMLGSVRRRLLTPALAEVTFERRGFPGAAAPAAATLEAVPQAVICGFEWGIEVRSQWELQRRLELLEPGLRGFGYEGATMACTVRDAMGPGGRRTQELLLGPGQRHIFLAYIGIGFAMARLPRMLWRKVLPDLPGTPYHPVMSWLAVDGYGFDRAYFDTPRWVDEQWVGPNYPWLGCPEYFPRAVDQGIGRALWFIHGAEPAGVAAAVDRFAEHRRADLWAGVGLAATFAGGCPADGLTALRTAAGKYRRELGQGAVFAAKARHFSGTVPPESELGVGVLAGLTVPAACALADDTAVTEPEGGPTPNYETWRRRVRDRIAED, encoded by the coding sequence ATGCCGATGCTGGGTTCGGTGCGCAGACGGCTGCTCACTCCGGCGCTGGCTGAGGTGACGTTCGAACGCCGTGGCTTCCCGGGGGCCGCCGCGCCGGCCGCCGCCACGCTGGAAGCGGTGCCGCAGGCGGTGATCTGCGGCTTCGAGTGGGGCATCGAGGTGCGCTCGCAGTGGGAGCTGCAACGTCGCCTGGAACTGCTGGAACCGGGCCTGCGCGGCTTCGGCTACGAGGGCGCGACCATGGCGTGCACGGTGCGGGACGCGATGGGGCCGGGCGGCCGGCGGACCCAGGAGCTGTTGCTGGGGCCGGGACAGCGGCACATCTTCCTGGCCTACATCGGCATCGGGTTCGCCATGGCCCGGCTGCCCCGGATGCTGTGGCGCAAGGTGCTGCCCGACCTGCCCGGCACGCCCTACCACCCGGTCATGAGCTGGCTCGCGGTGGACGGGTACGGGTTCGACCGCGCCTACTTCGACACCCCGCGCTGGGTGGACGAGCAGTGGGTCGGCCCGAACTACCCGTGGCTGGGCTGCCCCGAGTACTTCCCTCGCGCCGTGGACCAGGGAATCGGACGGGCCCTGTGGTTCATCCACGGCGCCGAGCCCGCCGGGGTGGCGGCGGCGGTGGACCGGTTCGCCGAGCACCGCCGGGCCGACCTGTGGGCCGGCGTCGGGCTGGCCGCGACCTTCGCCGGCGGCTGTCCGGCCGACGGGCTCACCGCCCTGCGCACCGCCGCCGGCAAGTACCGGCGGGAACTGGGCCAGGGCGCGGTGTTCGCGGCCAAGGCCCGGCACTTCTCGGGCACCGTGCCGCCCGAGAGCGAGCTGGGAGTCGGCGTGCTGGCCGGGCTGACCGTGCCGGCCGCGTGCGCCCTGGCCGACGACACCGCCGTCACGGAGCCCGAGGGCGGACCGACACCGAACTACGAGACGTGGCGGCGCCGGGTGCGCGACCGCATCGCCGAGGACTGA
- a CDS encoding carboxymuconolactone decarboxylase family protein, whose protein sequence is MSGALLRAVLRRRPARIRYVSPVPDQAVYREVEREFGLVAPPITLHSPHPLALAAGWVMLRESLVVTTSASRRDKEVVAAAVSLGNACPYCVAVHSATLHGLAPDGVGRLLAAGRLERIQDAEVRRLAGWAHDTGRRELARPAALPDHAAVAVVFHYINRMVTVFLDDSPVPAQVPARVRPLVLRTLGRFLRPAALARHAPGTSLSLLPPAPPPADLGWAEGSPVLTDAFSRVYAAGDEIGRQSVPESVRALVEAELAAWDGRPRGISRGWVDTALLDCPDADRAAGRLALLVALAPYQVDEQVVAEFRRTDPRDATLVGLASWSSLTAARRVGSWLGRPT, encoded by the coding sequence ATGAGCGGAGCGCTCCTCCGGGCGGTGCTGCGCCGGCGGCCCGCTCGGATCCGCTACGTCAGCCCGGTGCCCGACCAGGCGGTCTACCGCGAGGTGGAACGCGAGTTCGGCCTGGTCGCGCCGCCGATCACGCTGCACTCGCCGCACCCGCTGGCGCTGGCCGCCGGCTGGGTGATGCTGCGCGAGTCCCTGGTCGTCACGACCTCCGCGTCCCGTCGGGACAAGGAGGTCGTGGCGGCCGCGGTGTCGCTGGGCAATGCGTGCCCGTACTGCGTGGCGGTGCACAGCGCCACGCTGCACGGCCTGGCGCCGGACGGCGTCGGCCGGCTGCTGGCCGCCGGACGGCTGGAGCGGATCCAGGACGCCGAGGTCCGCCGGCTGGCCGGCTGGGCCCACGACACCGGCCGCCGCGAGCTGGCCCGGCCGGCCGCGCTGCCCGACCACGCCGCGGTGGCGGTGGTGTTCCACTACATCAACCGCATGGTCACCGTGTTCCTCGACGACAGCCCCGTGCCGGCCCAGGTGCCGGCCCGGGTGCGACCGCTGGTGCTGCGGACGCTCGGCCGGTTCCTCCGCCCGGCGGCCCTCGCCCGCCATGCCCCGGGCACTTCGCTGTCCCTGCTGCCGCCCGCGCCGCCGCCGGCCGACCTGGGCTGGGCGGAGGGGAGCCCGGTGCTCACCGACGCCTTCTCCCGGGTGTACGCCGCCGGCGACGAGATCGGCCGGCAGTCCGTGCCCGAGTCGGTGCGGGCCCTGGTGGAGGCGGAGCTGGCCGCCTGGGACGGCCGGCCGCGCGGGATCAGCCGGGGCTGGGTCGACACCGCACTGCTCGACTGCCCCGACGCCGACCGGGCCGCCGGTCGGCTCGCGCTGCTGGTCGCGCTCGCGCCGTACCAGGTCGACGAGCAGGTGGTGGCCGAGTTCCGCCGCACCGACCCGCGAGACGCCACACTGGTCGGCCTGGCGTCCTGGAGCAGCCTGACCGCCGCGCGGCGGGTGGGCAGCTGGCTGGGCCGACCGACCTGA
- a CDS encoding DUF1702 family protein encodes MPNILRSLRRRILTPNVSAVRLDVRGFHRKNLDAQQLLETIGRVFLDGYGEAAEASTGQDVEDRLEELPAQWRGFAYEGAAMGFAVRDGLPVGGNRHVAEFLAGPTARNHHYIAQCGVGWAMARLPRFRWPDSERTDPLLRWLVLDGYGFHQAYFHTDRYVRKHYRQPNFPWPRGGPAWYADRAIDQGIGRALWFVGGTDVDVVTGLLEKFPEARHADLYAGVGLAATFAGGVTAAELRALADRAGAYRPQLAQGSAFAAEARVRADILVPHTAVATEVFCGTTPQLAAAVTQELLPDPVVDGEVPAYERWRQAVARRFAETRRAAR; translated from the coding sequence GTGCCGAACATCCTGCGGTCGCTGCGACGCCGCATCCTCACGCCGAACGTGTCGGCGGTGCGCCTGGACGTGCGCGGGTTCCACCGCAAGAACCTGGACGCCCAGCAGCTGCTGGAGACGATCGGCCGGGTGTTCCTGGACGGCTACGGCGAGGCCGCCGAGGCGTCCACCGGGCAGGACGTGGAGGACCGGCTGGAGGAGCTCCCGGCGCAGTGGCGCGGCTTCGCCTACGAGGGCGCGGCGATGGGCTTCGCCGTGCGCGACGGCCTGCCGGTCGGCGGCAACCGGCACGTGGCCGAGTTCCTCGCCGGCCCGACCGCCCGCAACCACCACTACATCGCGCAGTGCGGGGTCGGCTGGGCGATGGCCCGGCTGCCCCGGTTCCGCTGGCCCGACAGCGAGCGCACCGATCCGCTGCTGCGCTGGCTGGTGCTCGACGGCTACGGCTTCCACCAGGCCTACTTCCACACCGACCGGTACGTGCGCAAGCACTACCGGCAGCCGAACTTCCCGTGGCCGCGCGGCGGTCCGGCCTGGTATGCCGACCGCGCCATCGACCAGGGCATCGGCCGGGCCCTGTGGTTCGTCGGCGGCACCGATGTGGACGTGGTGACCGGGCTGCTGGAGAAGTTCCCCGAGGCGCGCCACGCCGACCTGTACGCCGGGGTCGGGCTGGCCGCCACCTTCGCCGGCGGGGTCACCGCGGCCGAGCTGCGGGCGCTGGCCGACCGCGCCGGGGCATACCGCCCGCAGCTCGCGCAGGGCTCGGCCTTCGCCGCCGAGGCCCGGGTGCGGGCCGACATCCTGGTGCCGCACACGGCCGTGGCCACCGAGGTGTTCTGCGGCACCACCCCCCAGCTGGCCGCGGCGGTCACCCAGGAGCTGCTGCCCGATCCGGTGGTGGACGGCGAGGTGCCGGCCTACGAGCGCTGGCGGCAGGCGGTCGCGCGGCGGTTCGCCGAAACGCGGCGGGCCGCGCGGTGA
- a CDS encoding DUF5987 family protein, which translates to MTLEAFADTIVPGEKRFPADRSVAGAASGGGAVVAGAIELLETPAAGVAGGLTDLARMLNEHATAYAREHGRDLDGDVPAFVALAFDDRSALVRALTGPDHPERDGWVALALFSNMAFDTAAHRHTTEAIAEGHVGLATMGFAAPDPDGLWRFPAYSYGRPLADLHPDTTASGSLA; encoded by the coding sequence ATGACCCTGGAGGCGTTCGCCGACACGATCGTGCCCGGTGAGAAGCGCTTCCCGGCGGACCGGTCGGTGGCCGGCGCGGCGTCCGGCGGCGGGGCCGTGGTGGCCGGCGCGATCGAGCTGCTGGAGACCCCGGCGGCCGGCGTGGCCGGCGGCCTGACCGACCTGGCCCGGATGCTGAACGAGCACGCCACCGCGTACGCGCGCGAGCACGGCCGGGACCTGGACGGGGACGTGCCGGCGTTCGTGGCGCTGGCCTTCGACGACCGCAGCGCCCTGGTCCGCGCCCTGACCGGGCCGGACCACCCGGAGCGCGACGGCTGGGTGGCGCTGGCCCTGTTCAGCAACATGGCCTTCGACACCGCCGCGCACCGGCACACCACCGAGGCCATCGCCGAGGGGCACGTCGGGCTGGCCACGATGGGCTTCGCCGCCCCGGATCCGGACGGCCTGTGGCGGTTCCCGGCCTACTCCTACGGCCGCCCGCTGGCCGACCTGCACCCCGACACCACCGCCTCCGGGAGCCTGGCATGA
- a CDS encoding FAD-dependent oxidoreductase translates to MTEPAGESFAVEQTDVLVVGSGFGGAITAYHLAAGGARVVVLERGPWLRSDEFEHDFMLGSSYTRIFDFVVGDGMALLGGNCVGGGSVVYFAAMPRVPSFVFERKGSIGRRMWPATIDRAALDPWYDRVEQALPVSRNDWNTVTYAGGLFAAACARAGHTANPVPAAVDNTLCTNCNWMMAGCRFDAKRSLLLNYLPGAIANGAEIRPLHEVQRIARTDDGGYRVHYNVIHDDDYRLTNGSGAIDAKIVVLAAGAGATPVILQRSEAELGAMPHAVGRYFSGNGERLNTAVIDEDKARDLLGVSRPDGSAFRANQVGKGPCVASWDRLDGSLPEYSRFSLEQLYFPPGFGTILAQVPGPDGPTWFGPEKKELLRRWQSWLTTFTMSEDDNEGEFGAPPPTGNAFRISQQMLGRGPIRYRPTENTLRGWAESDAQVKEIMERDGLATVLPWSNDVVGAYTVHPLASCRIGDDPATSALDDRHELRGHPGIFVTDGSAVPCALTVNPALTIAALAERAVPGIVRAARQRGVAVSYGASLP, encoded by the coding sequence ATGACCGAGCCTGCGGGCGAATCATTCGCCGTGGAGCAGACCGACGTCCTGGTGGTCGGCAGCGGCTTCGGCGGTGCGATCACCGCCTACCACCTGGCCGCCGGCGGCGCGCGGGTGGTCGTGCTGGAGCGCGGGCCGTGGCTGCGCAGCGACGAGTTCGAGCACGACTTCATGCTCGGCTCGTCGTACACGCGGATCTTCGACTTCGTGGTCGGCGACGGAATGGCCCTGCTGGGCGGCAACTGCGTCGGCGGCGGCAGCGTCGTGTACTTCGCCGCCATGCCGCGCGTGCCGTCGTTCGTGTTCGAGCGCAAGGGAAGCATCGGCCGCCGCATGTGGCCGGCCACCATCGACCGCGCCGCCCTCGACCCCTGGTACGACCGGGTCGAGCAGGCCCTGCCGGTCAGCCGGAACGACTGGAACACGGTCACCTACGCCGGTGGGCTGTTCGCCGCCGCCTGCGCGCGGGCCGGGCACACCGCCAACCCGGTGCCGGCGGCCGTGGACAACACCCTGTGCACCAACTGCAACTGGATGATGGCCGGCTGCCGGTTCGACGCCAAGCGGTCGCTGCTGCTCAACTACCTGCCGGGCGCGATCGCCAACGGCGCGGAGATCCGGCCGCTGCACGAGGTCCAGCGGATCGCGCGCACCGACGACGGCGGCTACCGGGTGCACTACAACGTCATCCACGACGACGACTACCGGCTCACCAACGGCTCCGGCGCGATCGACGCCAAGATCGTGGTGCTCGCCGCCGGCGCCGGCGCCACCCCGGTGATCCTCCAGCGCTCGGAGGCCGAGCTGGGCGCGATGCCGCACGCGGTGGGCCGCTACTTCTCCGGCAACGGGGAGCGGCTGAACACCGCCGTCATCGACGAGGACAAGGCCCGGGACCTGCTCGGCGTGAGCCGGCCCGACGGCAGCGCCTTCCGGGCCAACCAGGTCGGCAAGGGCCCGTGCGTGGCCAGCTGGGACCGGCTGGACGGCAGCCTGCCCGAGTACTCCCGGTTCAGCCTGGAGCAGCTGTACTTCCCGCCCGGCTTCGGCACCATCCTGGCCCAGGTGCCCGGCCCGGACGGGCCGACCTGGTTCGGCCCGGAGAAGAAGGAGCTGCTGCGGCGGTGGCAGTCCTGGCTGACCACGTTCACCATGTCCGAGGACGACAACGAGGGCGAGTTCGGCGCTCCCCCGCCCACCGGCAACGCGTTCCGCATCTCCCAGCAGATGCTGGGCCGCGGCCCGATCCGGTACCGGCCGACCGAGAACACGCTGCGCGGCTGGGCCGAGTCCGACGCGCAGGTGAAGGAGATCATGGAACGGGACGGGCTGGCGACCGTGCTGCCGTGGAGCAACGACGTGGTCGGCGCGTACACGGTGCACCCGCTGGCGTCGTGCCGGATCGGCGACGACCCGGCCACCTCGGCCCTGGACGACCGGCACGAGCTGCGCGGCCACCCGGGCATCTTCGTCACCGACGGCTCCGCCGTGCCGTGCGCGCTGACCGTGAACCCGGCGCTGACCATCGCGGCGCTGGCCGAGCGGGCCGTCCCGGGCATCGTGCGGGCGGCCAGGCAGCGCGGGGTGGCGGTCAGCTACGGCGCGTCCCTGCCGTGA
- a CDS encoding AraC family transcriptional regulator, protein MGENSDDRVGAEMRDVVGRAVEVMREQLGHQLTVDDLARSAMFSRFHFSRIFQRVTGVSPGRFLSALRLHEAKRLLLATSDSVTDISYQVGYHSVGTFSARFHSSVGLSPSAYRQAGGFTTMVSTEPRARRRPGSALVHGRLRSTEADETGVIFVGLFPEPVPQGQPVCGTIMAEPDHFLLTDVPSGTWYLVASSVRTAYAAGTEPEPFVAVTGPVTVHPCAVLSVDLPLRRRRAVDPPLVLGRLTVPAPTPCYGAAS, encoded by the coding sequence GTGGGGGAGAATAGCGATGATCGGGTTGGCGCGGAGATGCGGGACGTGGTCGGCCGGGCCGTCGAGGTCATGCGGGAGCAACTCGGCCACCAACTCACGGTGGACGACCTGGCCCGGTCGGCGATGTTCAGCCGATTCCACTTCTCGCGGATATTCCAGCGGGTGACCGGCGTTTCGCCGGGCCGCTTCCTGTCCGCGCTGCGGCTCCATGAGGCCAAGCGGCTGCTGCTGGCCACCTCGGACAGCGTGACCGACATCAGCTACCAGGTCGGGTACCACAGCGTCGGCACGTTCAGCGCGCGCTTCCACAGCAGCGTCGGCCTGTCGCCGAGCGCCTACCGGCAGGCCGGCGGCTTCACCACCATGGTGTCGACCGAGCCGCGCGCCCGCAGGCGGCCCGGCTCGGCGCTGGTGCACGGGCGGCTGCGCAGCACCGAGGCCGACGAGACCGGCGTGATCTTCGTGGGGCTGTTCCCGGAGCCCGTGCCCCAGGGCCAGCCGGTGTGCGGCACGATCATGGCCGAGCCGGACCACTTCCTGCTGACCGACGTGCCGTCCGGAACGTGGTACCTGGTGGCCAGTTCCGTGCGCACCGCCTACGCCGCCGGGACCGAGCCGGAGCCCTTCGTCGCCGTGACCGGGCCGGTCACCGTGCACCCGTGCGCGGTGCTGTCGGTGGACCTGCCACTGCGCCGCCGGCGCGCGGTCGATCCGCCGCTGGTGCTGGGCCGGCTGACCGTGCCCGCGCCGACACCGTGCTACGGGGCCGCCAGCTGA
- a CDS encoding cytochrome P450 → MTAHRRPPGPPRSASPRLLRQLAGDRLAMMTGLMAYGDAAHVALGPKALYFFNHPDHVKHVLADNAGNYHKGIGLIQARRALGDGLLTSEGELWREQRRMIQPAFAHKRISAQAGTVARQAARLVDRLAAPRDEPVDVLRELTAFTLGVLGHTLLDAELGAFGSVDRAFESVQDQAMFEMVTLGMVPAWLPLPRQLRFRRARRYLQHVVDSLVAERVAADGERPGGDDVLSRLIVAPEVGQQRMRDELVTLLLAGHETTASTLGWTFHLVGQHREVAERLHAEAVEVLGDRLPEYTDLARLRYTGSVLSEAMRLYPPVWILPRLAQGDDEIGGYHVPAGADVLVSPYTLHRHPGFWSDPLRFDPDRFDADRSAGRPRYAYIPFGAGPRFCVGNSLGMMEATMVLAMVSRRLRLDAVPGHRVVPEPMLSLRIRGGLPMRVHALR, encoded by the coding sequence GTGACCGCCCACCGGCGGCCGCCGGGTCCGCCGCGGTCGGCGTCGCCACGCCTGCTGCGCCAGCTGGCCGGCGACCGGCTGGCGATGATGACCGGCCTGATGGCGTACGGCGACGCGGCGCACGTGGCCCTCGGCCCGAAGGCGCTGTACTTCTTCAACCACCCCGACCACGTCAAGCACGTGCTCGCCGACAACGCCGGCAACTACCACAAGGGCATCGGCCTGATCCAGGCCCGCCGGGCCCTCGGCGACGGCCTGCTGACCAGCGAGGGCGAGCTGTGGCGGGAACAGCGCCGGATGATCCAGCCGGCGTTCGCGCACAAGCGGATCTCCGCCCAGGCCGGCACGGTCGCGCGGCAGGCGGCCCGCCTGGTCGACCGGCTGGCGGCGCCGCGCGACGAGCCGGTGGACGTGCTGCGTGAGCTGACGGCGTTCACGCTCGGCGTGCTCGGCCACACCCTGCTGGACGCCGAGCTCGGCGCCTTCGGCTCGGTGGACCGGGCCTTCGAGTCCGTGCAGGACCAGGCCATGTTCGAGATGGTGACGCTGGGCATGGTCCCGGCCTGGCTGCCGCTGCCCCGGCAGCTCAGGTTCCGCCGTGCCCGCCGCTACCTCCAGCACGTGGTCGACAGCCTGGTCGCCGAGCGCGTCGCCGCCGACGGCGAGCGGCCGGGCGGGGACGACGTGCTGTCCCGGCTGATCGTCGCCCCCGAGGTGGGCCAGCAGCGCATGCGGGACGAGCTGGTGACGCTGCTGCTGGCCGGGCACGAGACCACGGCCAGCACCCTCGGCTGGACGTTCCACCTGGTCGGCCAGCACCGCGAGGTGGCGGAGCGGCTGCACGCCGAGGCGGTGGAGGTGCTGGGCGACCGGCTGCCCGAGTACACCGATCTGGCCCGGCTGCGCTACACCGGCTCGGTGCTGTCCGAGGCGATGCGGCTGTACCCGCCGGTCTGGATCCTGCCGCGGCTGGCCCAGGGGGACGACGAGATCGGCGGCTACCACGTGCCGGCCGGCGCGGACGTGCTGGTCAGCCCGTACACGCTGCACCGCCATCCCGGCTTCTGGTCCGATCCGCTGCGGTTCGACCCCGACCGGTTCGACGCGGACCGGTCGGCGGGCCGGCCCCGGTACGCCTACATCCCGTTCGGGGCCGGGCCGCGGTTCTGCGTGGGCAACAGCCTGGGGATGATGGAGGCCACGATGGTGCTGGCCATGGTCTCCCGGCGACTGCGCCTGGACGCGGTGCCGGGCCACCGGGTGGTGCCGGAACCCATGCTGTCGCTGCGGATCCGCGGCGGGCTGCCGATGCGGGTCCATGCGCTGCGGTGA